The nucleotide sequence cttaaaaaatatatctttatgtaCAGGAATTTGCAAATAGATGTAAACATACATTACTTTCCAAGTACATTTCTCTCCtccctggaggaaaaaaaagccaTCCAACAAGACAACcccttcaaaataattttaatacaaaggatgcaaacatttataaatcaaaaacGTGGTTCATCTGACCCTCTGGGTGTCATGGGAGAGAACATGACTGAATAAAAACTATGACAACAGCTTGACTTCAGATGGAATTGGACTATTTAAAATTGAGTTTCCAGGAAAAATAGGCACTGATTTCTAGAAGGAAAAATCACTCCTTACTGAAGCTATTTATTGAGCCAATATGGCTGGTTAACATTTTTACTAGTATAAAGTAACCCAGTGCAGGCCTCTCAGGCGACGTTAGCGGAAACCAAGCACACACGGTCAGACGGCAAGTGGTGCTGCCGAGGCTACAGTGAAAGCTGGCTGCCCCCATCCTCCAGATGTGAGGACCACCCCAACTTCATCCCAGGGGTCTGGTTCCTTCTTTCCATACTGCAACTGTCTAGCATTATACAAGGTACCCTGCTGCTTACCCACTTAAGCTACTCTTCAAGTTGATTAGAAAAACTCTTGttaaaaaacaaagggaaaaaggcGTCAGGTTATCTCATCCAGgctgcccgccccagccccccGACTGGAGGCATGCCAGGTGGTGGGATGGGTGGGGGCACGGGTGGCTGTCCTCCAGGGGGGACAGCGGGAGGTGGGTAGCTAGCCGGTGGCAGGCCCAAGCctggaggagggtggggtggaaCTGCATGTGTGGGGGGCAGgcgtggaggtgggggagggaagttGGGGTTGTAGgtaggtggaggtggggggtagcctggagtgggaggaggaatggtgggtggggggaaggaggctgggggagggggcacaggcgGTGGGGGCGGGTTGGGGGGGTAGACGTGGGGGTGGTAGGGAAGGTGAGCAGGTGGGCCAtaggctgggggcagggcaccGTAGGAGGGGCCCTCAGTCTTCATCATGGACTGCAGGCTCTGGTAGCCCTCTCCAGACATGTAGGAGCTGGTGGTAGACATCCCCGTTATGTAGCtggaggggggcgggggcgggggccggtgTGGCAGCGGTGGTGGCTGGTGCACAGGGGCCGGGTGGGCCGGAGGAGGAATCTGGACTTTGGGGAGGTCACTGGCATCcactgggcctggtggctcagcCTCACCTAAGGCAGCGGCGAGGGGAGGCTTCCGGTCTGCAGAAGAGAGACAAGTCAGTGTCCGTCCATGGCTCAGTGCGTCTGCTCCCTGTCAAGGGACTGGTAGGCAGTGGTGTCCCCCAGGGCTGTCCTTACAGAGGAGCAGGGAGCAGCATCTCTGGCCCAATGTGTGTACCATCAGGTATCTCCCCCACACCAGTCAGAACAGCCCTCCCCTGCTCCAACGACCCTCCCTCAGCCCTGGAGCCCCCTCTGCCTCAGTTCCCAGCGCCCTCTTCCTCACACAAATGGTACAGGGGCCCCTCCATCTTTCTGCCTGTTTCTGCCCCCAGAGACAGCCTGGGAGCCAGGGCCGCATCGAATTACTGTCTGCAGCGCTGGCATTTTGCAGAAAGCCTGAGAGTTGGTTAAATGAATGcagtggcatttaaaaaatgtacaagtCTCTGACATTCCCAATGTACTCATCAAAGTAGCAATTCTGGTTCTATTTTACTAAAGAGAAGCTAGATCAAATCCCACTGCAtactctcagttttctcaaaaCATGAGTGCTTGCACGTATgcgtatatgcatgtgtgtgtgtgtgtgtgtgtgtgtggcaggggcaGGCAGCACGTGGCATTCCTGAGACACTCCTGTGCTCAGAACCCACCAGAGGCCCCTCCTACAGTGCTCCACAGCCCACATTCCCTTCCCCAGTGCCTCATTTGACACATTTCGGCCTGTGATCCCCGAGTCATGGGCAGATCCCTGGAAAATGACATCAGAACACCCCACAAGGGTAGCCAAACACTTAGAATGTGGGTTCTTCCCCCAATATAGCCCAGAAGACAAATCACAGGGAGAAATTTCTGGTtccagaaaagaacacaaaacagGAGAAGCAAAGGCCATGAAGAGGGTTTCTAGTTCCCCAAGCACCTGCCCCCTGGACAGGGCATGGCACACGCTCATGGTTGTGCAGATGCCAACACTAGGTGCGCAATGCTTTTGTTCTTGGCACAGTGAAGGTGAAAATTTCAGGTTGGCCACAGATGTGTCACTGGGGCTGCCTGTGCCCTACCCAGTCAGAAGACCAGACACACCTGAACTTAGAGAACCTGCCTAGACTCCAGTTCAGGGTCAGGTGCCCTTTGGTTCTAGAAGCTGACTAAAAAGACCCATGTGTGAAAGTGCCAGCCCCCTTTGATGCCTCCATGTGTCACAGGAGGCCTTAAAGGGTGCCGGCACGTTCCCACACGAGCTGAAATGCCACAGCAAGATAGGTCCACAAACACactcttccacttttaagaaaCCAACTCTCGTGACACTCAAGTCTGTGGCCTCTTCAGTCGCCAGCGTACCCAGCCTTATCCTTTGTGATTGAGCTGGAACAGGATGAGGTCTCCCCTCAGCACCTCCCTTGTGCATACTAGTTCCTGGCACCTGACTGCCACACACTGCCACCAAACCTCACGGGAACTGcagctctctcctttcttcactGCCCACCTTTGCTGCTGCCTTGACCTAAAGAGGTGCTCTGGCTACCGGGCTCTGCTCTCCCCAGCCACGGCCCCCAGCAGCTGTCTGGGGGCGCTCCTAGGTCCCACTCAAGTCCCAGTCCCGCTCCTAGTCAGCCACGGTGGGAGCTCAGGCAGACTGCTGGAGCCCTCAAGCACGGGCGGCAGTACTGCCGGCTGCCCGGCCCCCATGCCACATCTCCTCAGGGGAGACACAGCCACTAGCTCAGGAGCAGGGAACCGCACTTGCTGAGATGCCCCATAAATACTAAATGAGAACTGCAGGCATCTTTTTAAGCAAGGTTCATATTAAATTGGGGACTGTGGGATTTGGCCCAAAGTGGAAAACGATGCCTCTGCTCTCTCAAAGCATACAGACCTCTGTGATtgaatataaacagaaagaaacttaCTCAGCGGCACATCTGCTGCGGGCACACATTGCTATGAGCCACATGTGCCGACCGACAGCGCAGCAGACTGAAAGAGCTGCTGCTGACAGGGCGCAGAGACGTCTCTGGAACTGCCACCAGCTTTTGGAAGACACACATCGCCTTGGCCTTCTCTAGTTTAATGCTGTATCTTCCAAAATGGTGCCCCAGGTAAAGAATGCTGTATTCTTTATAACTTTCCTCCTCTACTCCTAGTGATGTCAGAGACGCTTCTCAGTTCACTGTGTACCTGTTGAGAACTTTTCACTCTTTCATGTACTCGCCATGTGACTCTGAACAATTGCTTATTCTTCAAAATGCACCGAGAAGACATCCTGCCAACAGGAAGCAGGTGTGAGAGAGACTGGAGTCTAGTATCTGCGGCAATCCCGCTTGGATCTGGATAAACGTTCAGCTGGCAgggttttgttttcctaaaactGATTCTAAAGCCATTTATCCTGTGTACTTCGGCATCTCTGGATGTGAGAGGTCAGAGAATATTCAGATGAACTTAACATTTACAACATCCTCAAAATACCTGGTTTGTAAAAATAAGGACAATTTTTGCAAAATCCTTGCTCATGGCTGTCTTTTAAATCTTGGCCACATAGTCCCCTTTCTGTAAGTTCCAAGGACCTGCCACATCTGTCTTTCAAACAGGTGACAAGGACAGCTGGCCAAGCTGCTTCAGCAGATGCTTACCTGGAGGTGGGTGGGCTGGAGGCAATGGTGGGTGCGTGGTCTCAATTTTGGGGATTTTAGGTGGTGGTggttctaaaaagaaaaagtggattaaaaaaacCACTCATACCTTTTTATGTGAAAAAGCATGtcataatgaaaaaaaggaaaggaaactgtACTACCAGAGAGTTCTTTGGGAGAGAAAGAACAGATATGACCAAGACTTTAGGGGAACTTCAGGAAGGCTTCAGCTAAACCACATGCCTGACCCTGTTAAGATAACAAAACAAATCGAATACGAAAGAGAAACCCACTGGTCACAGCCATTTCCACATCCATCTGGTGTCCTCACTGACGACTACGGGCAAGTCCTTCAACGTGAGAACTGCAGAGCAGCATCTCAGCGACCAAGTGTCATCCACCGGCAGTCCTCACGTGTACAGACGTACAGAGACAAGCCGGAGTAGCAAAGGCATGTCACCTGGCCCCTGGTGCTCACAAGAggaatttctacttttttatttttagacatatttttattttctctctcacaaATACTATTTCCAGCTGGCAACATGTCAGAGGAAGCACACTGACTGGAGTCAGCAGAGTGACGGAGGCTGGCGTGCTGACAGCAGGAAGGATCCACCACTCATAAAAGCACGAGGTCAGGACAACTCAGAGTGGAAAAAACAGTCTATTCTTTGGGGTGCAGCATGTAACCAGCACCCACAATAACAGTGCTAAGTCTCCCAGACAGGCTACAGGAAGCCCAATCTCTTCTGTTTAAGGCGGCAGACAGCATGCACACTTGATGGAAAAACAACTCTATCTTTCTGCTTGTTTTTATGTTGTGGGTCTTTCTTCCTGAAACATACTTTAATCTGCCTTGTATACCACTCAGATCTGCATCTCCTCTGGCATCACTGACACTTTCTCTTGATTTCCTTCCTCTCAAACACAGGCTGAATTCAAGGTCCCAGGACCTCTTCTCTCTTTACCTTCTTCCTCAGCGAGCAAACCCCCTCTAAGTGGATGACTGTGAACCTATATCTCTAGCGTCCATCTCTCCACCAAAACCACGGGCCATCCCCAGACCACAGCAGCCAGCACCGTGCACTCCACCTGTTCCCTCTGTCTCCTGTAACTGGTATTACTCTCACCTCAGGCAcccacctctcctccctctcttctcacAGCCAGCCAGCTAAAGCTGTCTAGATCAGTGCTGTCCAACAACATAATCAGAGCCACATACGCACACTTTAAAACTTAAACTTTCCAGGGgccatgttaaaaattaaaaacagttgaaactaattttaatagtattttatttaacctgatAGGTCAAAAATTTGATCTCAACATGTAATTGACATAAAACTTTACTAAAGAGATACTTTACATTCTCTTTTCTTACAAACTCCTGGAAATCTGGTGTGTACTTTGTGCTGCTGGCACGTGCATTGCTGCGACCTCACACCATGGGGGGCCagcgctgcctgtcctgcctgtcctgcttgtCCTCGGCACCATGCCTCACTGAGGTGCCTGTAAGCTTCCCCCCATTTCCAACCACGTGTCCTATTTACTGCTGCCAGGAGACTATTCTCATATGAAATTTGGACTCCACCATTCCTCTGCTATCTCCAATGGCTTCCACTGCCTCTGCAAAATCCATATTCCTCCAGGTGGAATCTGTGATCTGGTCCTAATCCACATTTTCAATCTGATCAAGAGCTATTCCCTTTCAACTCTTCACATTCCAGGACTCCTCTCCATTTCCCCCTAAatgctcaagtcctttgctcacttgcATCCTTCTACCTAAAAGCTCCATCCCCTGAGCTCCAGCTGCTCAAAGGCAACTCCTCCTCCAGGGTCACTGTGGCTTGTCTCCTGCTTCTCTGACAGACCTGCACGTCATCTGGACCCGACTGCACACTCCACATGGCATGGCCCACTCTTGTGTCTCATGCTTAACGTCTGCCAATttggagctaaaaaaaaattcacctgtACTGAACTCATCATTTCCCCAAAgatactggagaaaaaaaaagtagttctaTCCTAACTTTAAGATCTTACAGTAGTTTAATGAATAATTTAGTGGAACTAAGAACTAAGCaacaaagaaacataaatgaataaatacggTCTGTGCCTTCAAAGAGTTCAATTTCACAGGGCACACTGACACAGAgacaaaacatttctaattttctgttttgttctgtttcagaTTTTGCTCTCTCCTTCTGTTTATTTccaatatagaaacaaattaaccaACTTTGGGCTCTACAAATGTGGAAAGCCCCACAGCATTCAGAAGAGGCCAGGTCTGTGTcggcagcagggctgggccacTGTGGCTCTGGGCAGCACACTACAGCCCACTTCCCACCTTCCCCCCACCATGCTGCTGCACTGGGGTCCTGAGGGGATTGCCCTGGCCCTGGACTCGCCCTGCTGTGATGGGCATAACTAGTCTCTAAAAACACATTGCTGCAAGAGCTCTCCTACatccataattatattttatatatgttactgCGTTACGTTTTTATTGCCAATAATGTTTTCTGTATTGACATCTATTGTCAGAGTACAACCTAAAAATATATGGTCAGGTGATAAACAGAGAAGGTGATGCACTTTTTCTTATAGACAGGGAAACATTTTCTATGCACTCTAAGGTTAAATTTTAAGGCCAATCTACGTATGGAAGGAAACAATGTTGGCTaagaatttaaatgaatttagttTTGTATAGAGATACATagtgctaaaaaacaaaacatcagaaTAGGATATTACCTGTTGCTTTGTTCTCTTCTTTGGGAGAGACAAcctattacaaaagaaaatatacaattgTTAACTGAGTCCTGGAATGTTGAAGAAAATTAAGGATTATCCGGGCACTCCCAGAATTGTGACAGAACATGGCCTCagctaaaaattatttctggccTGAACTTGCAGGGCATGGCACCTCACAGATCATCATTGctacttccttcctctttcccttttccaAATCAGACAGAAAGACTCACTCCTAGGAACAGCGGGTTCTTAACACTATTTCTGGCTTTCTATTGCACTTCCTACAGGGGATCCTTGGTTTTGCTGACGTGGGTGCATCCCACATGGCTTCCTGTGGGGGCTGGGGAACAACAAATGGCTTCCTCCACTGGCTAGGGTTGCTATCATGGGGAAAATAGATTTGTGCTCCTACTACTAGAAACTTTTACAAATACTCTGTGTCACTTAAAGAACTCAACGCTCAAGAAGAGCACCGAAGAGACAATTACTCTGGCAGCCAGCATACAGCAGTGAGGACCACTTGGGATGGAGGGAACACTTTTACCCTTTGGGTCAGGCAGCTGCAGGTAACCAGCATCCACAATGACAATGCCAGGATGCAGAAACTATATACCCTAATAGTTTCAGAGCCCCAGCAGAGATGATACAGGcagtgggggctggaggaggaggacagaCCCCTCCCTCCTGGTTCTTAGAGGAGCCTTTCCTTGGAGCACACACAGTCAGTGAGTTTGGGTGAGTCGCCCCCTGCTTCTGGTGTTCAGTTCAATCTGTCAGAAATGGAAACAGTGCTCAGGTGTGGTGCTGCCATTTGGAAAGCCCACTATGTCCAGGCCCTGCCATGTCTCACTCACCACGGCTCGTTTAGCCTGTCGGGGAGGACTAGGCTGTGGAGAGGGTTTCTTGGGCTGCTgtgcttgctgctgctgctgctgggctgaTTGCTGGGAGTCCTTCTGCTGGGGCTGGGACGGTTCAGAGCCTTGAGATGGTTGTGACTGTTGTACTTGTGGCACTTGTGGTGTAGGCTGAAGAGACGGGGGCTGCTGCAGCTGATGGGGGGTATGATGAGGCATCTGTTGTTTTCCTTGTGAGTACAGATCCAGGATTTGGTGGCAGATGTCTAAATGATAGCCAACAATTATATTTAGCACAACttgatgttttatataaaattttacctaGCAAAAGAATCAGTTATGATTCCCCTAGGAGGACCAAAAAGCAGGAATCACATTTGTAActtattcatctttattataCACAACACTGGTGTGTATTTTTCAGTTCGCCAAAACTATGTGCTTGGATAAAGTGAAAACTatattagaggccgggcgcggtggctcacgcctgtaatcctagcactctgggaggctgaggcgggtggattgctcgaggtcaggagttcaaaactagcctgagcaagagcgagacccctgtctctgctataagtagaaagaaatgaattggccaactaatatatagagaaaaaattagccgggcatggtggcacatgcctgtagtcccagctactcaggaggctgaggcagcaggattgcttgagcccaagagtttgaggttgctgtgagctaggctgatgccacggcactcactctagcctgtgcaacaaagcaagactctgtctctaaaaaacaaaacaacaacaacaaaaaaaactatattagagaattttttaaaagatgcttttgaaaaattcctTACATATGCCTATTTGGGAAAATTCATTCTTAGGACTCAAGGTTCAGGGGCAAGAATAATCTTAACATGGAACACCATCGTTAGAAAGCTCAGCATGCCCAGTACCTTCCAAAACGTCAACAGGGACATCTTGAACAAACTGCTCCCACCATCTCCTATACATAGGTTTGGAGGTCCATTCTTGTATTTCAAATTTGCACAAACGTCCTGCGAGATACATCACTGCTACTGCTATGATCTCTGGTTCCCACTGCAGTGACAAGGTGGTGCAGAGACTAgttcaataaggaaaaaaaaaagattacttgaCTTGTATTATCTAACACTATGATTAAACAATGCATGGAGATTAGATGTCACATCTAAATGTTCATTTGCTTATTCTCCCTtaaacattcttaaataaattactataaataaaacagcaagtCTTTAGTCTTATAAAGGTATCAAAATAAGTTAACCATAGTTATTAAAAGTTCCTTAAAGAATCAAAAGGATTCTAGCACATTCAAAAATTGCTACAGTTtatgaaatacaaacaaaaatggtTTATATTCTTTAAACTTTTGAAATCCCAGCCACTGAACTGCTTCTTCAAACGAAATCTTATGGGGATGTCAAATATGAGACGCTTCTCTGACTGCTGGAGGGTAGGGCTGACAGCAACTCCATCCACAGGCATTCCGTTCCTTACCATGGTACCTCATTAGATTCTGGGCTCTAAGAAGAACATCAAAGCTCTAACACCATTACAGGGAAGTATATTTTTACAGAACCAAATGGGTTCTAAGTATTCAGTTGCCAAAATTCTCTGGTATACTGTTTTGGACTTAAGTTTCAAATTGGTGATAAGATTTCAGCATCTCATACCACCATGACATGGCAGAGCAGAAAGAAACCCCTCTGCTGGGAAGCAGATGACCTGAACTTTAGCTCCAACTCTGCCATTAACTGGCTCTTCAAGTAGGGGCAAGTCAGTTTCCTCTGATACAAAATAAGGGGTTTGGGTTAAATGAGCCACAAAGTCTCtgcttattttaaaacactataaTTAAATCAACACTTGAACATGAGTACCTGTCATTTACAAATGTCCATGCCATTTGAACCagcttttgaattttgtttttatcaccTAGAAATGGGGATAAAAGGTAAATTAAtagcaataggaaaaaaaaactccacCAGAAGCCACAAAGCAGCAGGTAACCTCCTATTTAAAACCTTCTATGTACTCGTCATCATTCCAATACATAGCAAAGAGCTTTAGCCTGGCAAATGAGGACAAATGATGTGGGTCCATATCTTACCTCTGTTCTTTTTCCACGTGACCTATACTGAGCCACCATTTATGGGAAACCTGGCTCCAGAGATAATTTTAttagtctatttaaaaaattctaattcattttcctctctctcataTTACTTGTCAACTAGATGACAGAATCTGTTTATGTATAAAAGGAAACAGCATTAACAGCTATGATATTGAATTGTCTGAGCAAGCTATGCCTCTGGTACTTTACACATTGaactttgttttcctcttttgagAAACATAATCTGAGTATCATCATATTATAAAGACTTGATTTCAGAATGAAAAAGttctttcaaaaacttttttctctggctcacgcctataatcctagcactctgggaggctgaagcaggcagatggcttgaggtcaggagttcgaaaccagcctgagcaagagcgagacccccatctctactaaaactagaaagaaataaattggccaactaaaaatatatagaaaaaattagctaggcatggtggctcgtgcttgtaatcccagctactgaggaggctgaggcagaaggattgcttgagcccaggagtttgagattgctgtgagctaggctgatgccacagcactctagcccgggcaacagaatgagactctgactcacacacacaaaagaaccaaaaaataaaaaaaaaccacaactttTTTCTTACCTTTGAGTTGTTTTGCATATTTCAGTAGAAATTGGTATGGATGTTCTACCTGTAAATCAAACTTTATGGTCTGTAGTAAAATTCTCTCCAGGACCATTActtcttcctaaaaataaataacacatgttGGGATAGTAATTACAATCACAAGTTTCAAACAGCATTAAAAAAGtgagttttcttgtttgtttattatctcttcaagttatattttaacaactgtttattattctttttcttctctttcccactTAGGCTTTTAACATGCTCAGAGACACTAACAGATTCTGAGAAGAACTCAAAGTAGGAAGATAAAACAATCACAGGGTTAACTAAAAAAAAGGCTGGAAACAAAGATCCTTAGAAATATTGTTACTTTCAATAAATACATGACTCTATAAAACTTAGCTTCACTTTATAGATTCTTTAACTGAATTGTAGTTTCTTTCAAGACCCCATTAAAAAAACAATCCCTGAGGAATTTTCATTGAAAACTTTAAGAAAGAGATGATAGCTAGCTTCACGAAAACTCAGTAAGTTGTACCtgtgtgtgtacgtatgtatgtgtatgtatacacaggCACAAATAGCGTATGTGTGAATAGaggcacattatttttatatctaaatctctcatttatttgaaattagcTGTTCCAACATCATTTGCTGAATAAGTTAtcacttcctattttatttaaaatgctaccTTAATCACATTCTAAactatatgtatacacacatataaaatattttctattattgatctgtgtgtctactTCTGTACTAGGATCAAAGGGATATGGAAGGGATATAGTAGCTCCattattattccttttgttcAAAAAGGTTCTTATTTTCGCATGTCCCTTCTCGCCCAAATTTTAGTGTCATTTTATTTAGTATCAtcccagaaaaaataaaagccattgaTATTCTGATTGGGAACTCAATGAATTTATAGAACAATTACGAAAAATGGAGATTTTAACTATATTGAATCTTCCtgtcaaaaatttatttatttattaaattgttttcagCCCTTTAGTAGTTTTAAAGTCCTCTCTACACCCAAAACAAGGTTTCTACAAGGTTTCTCcttggatattttatttaagtgctgctattgtaaatgaaatctCTTTTATTATACTCTCTAACTAGTTAATGTCCCTCAACTGGTACTTCTTAAATGAATAGCCTGAGTGAACCTAGCACTTAAAGATAATGTAAAACACAATCAAGACACTGTATAGGAAGAACAATCAGAATTCCTTATTTGGCATCAGAGAAGAAAGGACTTTGTAGAGGATGGAAAATCTCATCGGCGGTTGCATTAACTCCAGAAAGAGTAGACATGTAGGTAACAggttttcatttagaaatatggCATTACTTCACAGGATATAGAAATGATTCTATGATGATTTATTATACCAAATAACATGGCAAGACTAAGGTTTTTCTAACCTAGTTTTCCAAGTGTTTTCtcatgaaaactttttaaaatcttagaagAATTCACACAGTATaaaaaaaagctgtttttttttttttttttaaaattcacctgTTATTGTCACCACCTGTTTCCCAGAAGCTTCAACATTTTCTCTAAacttagaaacaattttttttaccaAGTGTATCAATTGGCTTCTAGGCTGTATCCCATTTAGTGTCACAAGATAGCCCAAGGCCTgccctttctctgtgtctcaaaTATTCAATTAATGGGGATACTTATAGGTTTTTGAGCAAACATCATTCCTCAGGGAAGCTTTCCCTCAACTCCATATTTCTCTGGGAGACTTGTCTGGGTCTCTGGGTAGAATGCAGTCATAGCATCTTTAAATGAtcttttatagcatttatcataGCTCATAATCAAATAgttatttatatgattatttgattaaaatttatcaactgtaaattatttgattaaaatttataCAACTGTAAAATTCATGAGAGCAAAGATCATGTCTATTTTGCCAAGTGTTTTATGTCTAGTGCCTAACATAgtggataaaatatttgctgaatacatGAAAAGCTAAAATTGTTGGGAAAAGCTACATAGTTAAAGCAAAGCTATTataattaaggtaaaaaaaaaagttccatgtGATTCATGatcttatttttcctaaatacttATACTGCCTCTCTCAAATAATTGCCCTCCTTTCTGCCAAGGAAAGCATCCTCCACAATGTCTTCACTGCTCCCAGATTTAGGGTGCTCTCCTTTGGTCCCTATTCCCCAAATCATGTGTGGGGAGGCTGCACATGGCGGAGGAGAGGGGCAAGTTGCAGAGCCCTCTTGCCCATTCTGGTCTAACTGGTATGGCAATCCCCCTTTTCCTATTCTCTGGGGCACTGGAGCTGTAGTACCTCTACTTCACTGTGCCTGGACCCAGTTCTGGTTTTCTGATTTGATGATATAGTGGGTACATGCTCAAAGTAAAGGGGGACTTCTCCAAGGCACCCTGGGATAGTACACACAAGCAACTGCCACACGCCCTCATCCTGCCATGGTCCCAGATCTGTGTGATGCCTTCTCCTTAAACCATAGCTTGTCAGTCACAAGGTTCCCCTGCCCCATGACCAACACTGACTGAAGCACCACATGTCCCCACACTTGGACTAGTCACATCAGGGACACAGAGCCTCATGACTTAGTAAAAATCAAATACCCAGAGCATCAAAAACTTTATCTGATGGTTGAGTTTTTGATTATCATCAGTATGAGTTCCTAATAGgcttaaagttttataaataggCTAACAGATTTATAATTAAGGACAGAGTTACACTGACaatacttataaaatattagtGTTAACCATAACCACAATATATACAAAAGCATATTGGGCCCCTGTTAACTACCCAAAGCAATGAGGAAATGACTACAcattttacatacacatatataaatactatttgGCAAAGAGAAGGATAACAACTGTAAGACAATACAAGCTGGTTAGAAAAAAACAAGACCATGACTGGTGCTGAACTTCATTGCCTTAGCTTTGTTTAGACTGTGATTTTGAATTTTCCCCTATAACGTTAGTCATTTACTCCACAAGTACCTGCTGAATGCCTCCTCTGACCTGCCACTGAACTAGGTACTAGACAAAACAGACACACAGTCCTTGCTCTCATGGATCTTACAGTTGAGAAGGGGAGAGAGTTATGTGtgattatttgataaaaatttatctaatggaaacttaaatgcatagtactaagtgaaagaagccaatcggAAAAGGCTACATCCTGTTTGATTCCAGCTCTGTGACATTCCGGAAGAGGCAAAACTgtagagatagtaaaaagatcagtggttgccaagggttagaagggagggaaggatgaatgggcagagcacagaggattt is from Microcebus murinus isolate Inina chromosome 6, M.murinus_Inina_mat1.0, whole genome shotgun sequence and encodes:
- the CCNK gene encoding cyclin-K, yielding MKENKENSSPSVTSANLDHTKPCWYWDKKDLAHTPSQLEGLDPATEARYRREGARFIFDVGTRLGLHYDTLATGIIYFHRFYMFHSFKQFPRYVTGACCLFLAGKVEETPKKCKDIIKTARSLLNDVQFGQFGDDPKEEVMVLERILLQTIKFDLQVEHPYQFLLKYAKQLKGDKNKIQKLVQMAWTFVNDSLCTTLSLQWEPEIIAVAVMYLAGRLCKFEIQEWTSKPMYRRWWEQFVQDVPVDVLEDICHQILDLYSQGKQQMPHHTPHQLQQPPSLQPTPQVPQVQQSQPSQGSEPSQPQQKDSQQSAQQQQQQAQQPKKPSPQPSPPRQAKRAVVVSPKEENKATEPPPPKIPKIETTHPPLPPAHPPPDRKPPLAAALGEAEPPGPVDASDLPKVQIPPPAHPAPVHQPPPLPHRPPPPPPSSYITGMSTTSSYMSGEGYQSLQSMMKTEGPSYGALPPAYGPPAHLPYHPHVYPPNPPPPPVPPPPASFPPPTIPPPTPGYPPPPPTYNPNFPPPPPRLPPTHAVPPHPPPGLGLPPASYPPPAVPPGGQPPVPPPIPPPGMPPVGGLGRAAWMR